In Firmicutes bacterium ASF500, a single genomic region encodes these proteins:
- a CDS encoding Calcium-transporting ATPase 1, which yields MGGWHSRSVSQIMKDLESRPQGLTGREAAGRLERYGPNQLAQPDPPSLLSRILGQLKDPMILVLLAAAGLSLAASGGRDWLDGVIILVIVVVNGVISITQEDHAQQALEELRRMSSPQASALRDGEPRRVAAAALVPGDVILLEAGDQVPADARILECSRLQADESAMTGESVPVEKSARESLPPDTPLGDRVNMLISGTLITAGRGSALVVSTGMDTQMGQIAGLLLESQSGDTPLQKRMAEISKSLSFLCLSVCAVMFGVGLFQGKGLLDMFLTAVSLAVAAIPEGLPAIVTIVLALGVQRLADKNAIVKKLPAVETLGCAGVICSDKTGTLTQNRMTVQQIWLTPGAQRREALLAGTLCSDARLTWHSGAPSASGDPTEGALVTAAARDGVDQLRELERFPREADIPFDSNRKLMTTIHSREEGGWTAFVKGAPDVLLERCSATPRGPMTQADRARALSANEEMAGKALRVIAVARRELDRLPRNPEPGQVERELTFLGLFGLMDPPRPEVRAAVAKCHLAGVRPVMITGDHRATALAVAQALDIARPGDWTVTGAELDFMPQELLEADIEKFAVFARVSPEHKMRIVQAWQNRGRVVAMTGDGVNDAPALKAADIGCAMGVVGTDVAKGAADMILTDDNFSTIVSAIEEGRGIYSNIRKAIHYLLSCNIGEIFTIFAATLLGFGQMPLVPVQLLWLNLVTDSLPALALGVEPVEEGVMEEEPRDASAGLFDKRFSFRLAWQGLMVGGLTLAAYFLGFTRLGAPGMEGAAANTMAFATLTLCQLFHAFNIRSEDRSLFVQGALSNPAMNRAFLAGLAMQLSVLLVPPLQGVFSVTPMNAPQWCTVLALAMAPIPICEAAKAMSLPRSTPEEAVTAKQR from the coding sequence ATGGGCGGCTGGCACAGCCGGAGCGTATCACAAATCATGAAGGACCTGGAGTCCCGGCCCCAGGGCCTGACGGGCCGGGAGGCGGCGGGGCGGCTGGAGCGGTACGGCCCCAACCAGCTGGCCCAGCCGGACCCGCCCAGCCTTCTGTCCCGCATCCTGGGTCAGCTGAAGGACCCTATGATTCTGGTCCTTCTGGCGGCGGCGGGGCTGTCCCTGGCGGCAAGCGGCGGGCGGGACTGGCTGGACGGGGTCATTATCCTGGTCATCGTGGTGGTCAACGGGGTGATCTCCATCACCCAGGAGGACCACGCCCAGCAGGCCCTGGAGGAGCTGCGCCGGATGTCCTCCCCCCAGGCCAGCGCCCTGCGGGACGGCGAGCCCCGCCGGGTGGCCGCCGCCGCCCTGGTGCCGGGGGACGTGATTCTTCTGGAGGCCGGGGACCAGGTCCCCGCCGACGCCCGTATTTTGGAGTGCAGCCGCCTCCAGGCCGACGAGTCGGCCATGACGGGGGAGTCCGTCCCGGTGGAGAAGTCGGCCAGGGAATCCCTCCCCCCGGACACGCCCCTGGGGGACCGGGTGAACATGCTCATCTCCGGCACCCTTATCACCGCCGGACGGGGGTCCGCCCTGGTGGTATCCACCGGGATGGACACCCAAATGGGCCAGATCGCCGGTCTCCTTCTGGAGAGCCAGTCCGGGGACACCCCCCTGCAAAAGCGGATGGCTGAGATTTCAAAATCCCTGTCCTTCCTGTGCCTGTCGGTGTGTGCGGTCATGTTCGGGGTGGGGCTGTTTCAGGGGAAGGGGCTTCTGGATATGTTCCTCACCGCCGTCTCCCTGGCGGTGGCCGCTATCCCGGAGGGCCTGCCCGCCATTGTCACCATCGTCCTGGCCCTGGGGGTCCAGCGGCTGGCGGACAAAAACGCCATTGTGAAAAAGCTCCCCGCGGTGGAGACCCTGGGCTGCGCCGGCGTGATCTGCTCCGACAAGACGGGCACGCTCACCCAGAACAGAATGACCGTGCAGCAAATCTGGCTCACCCCCGGGGCTCAGCGGCGGGAGGCCCTGCTGGCCGGGACCCTGTGCTCCGACGCCCGGCTCACCTGGCACTCCGGGGCCCCCTCCGCCTCCGGCGACCCCACCGAGGGGGCGCTGGTGACCGCCGCCGCCCGGGACGGGGTGGACCAGCTCCGGGAGCTGGAGCGCTTCCCCCGGGAGGCGGACATCCCCTTTGACTCCAACCGAAAGCTGATGACCACCATACATAGCCGGGAGGAGGGGGGCTGGACCGCCTTTGTGAAGGGGGCTCCCGACGTGCTCCTGGAGCGGTGCTCCGCCACGCCCAGAGGACCCATGACCCAGGCCGACCGGGCCCGGGCGCTGTCCGCCAACGAGGAGATGGCGGGCAAGGCCCTGCGCGTGATCGCCGTGGCCCGCAGGGAGCTGGACCGCCTGCCCCGAAATCCGGAGCCGGGTCAGGTGGAACGGGAGCTCACCTTTTTGGGCCTCTTCGGCCTGATGGACCCGCCCCGGCCCGAGGTGCGGGCGGCGGTGGCCAAGTGCCACCTGGCGGGGGTGCGCCCGGTGATGATTACCGGTGACCACCGGGCCACCGCCCTGGCCGTGGCTCAGGCGCTGGACATCGCCCGCCCCGGCGACTGGACGGTGACGGGGGCGGAGCTGGACTTCATGCCCCAGGAGCTGCTGGAGGCCGACATTGAAAAATTCGCCGTCTTCGCCCGGGTATCCCCGGAGCACAAAATGCGCATCGTCCAGGCCTGGCAGAACCGGGGCCGGGTGGTGGCTATGACCGGGGACGGGGTCAACGACGCCCCCGCCCTGAAGGCCGCCGACATCGGCTGCGCCATGGGGGTGGTGGGCACCGACGTAGCCAAGGGCGCCGCCGACATGATCCTCACTGACGACAACTTTTCCACCATCGTCTCCGCCATTGAGGAGGGCCGGGGCATCTATTCCAACATCCGCAAGGCCATCCACTATCTCCTCTCCTGCAACATCGGGGAAATTTTCACGATCTTTGCCGCCACACTGCTGGGCTTCGGCCAAATGCCCCTGGTACCGGTACAGCTGCTGTGGCTCAATTTAGTGACCGACTCCCTCCCCGCCCTGGCCCTGGGGGTGGAGCCGGTGGAGGAGGGGGTCATGGAGGAGGAGCCCCGGGACGCCTCCGCCGGGCTCTTTGACAAACGATTCTCCTTCCGGCTGGCCTGGCAGGGCCTGATGGTGGGGGGGCTTACCCTGGCGGCCTACTTCCTGGGCTTCACCCGGCTGGGGGCCCCGGGGATGGAGGGGGCGGCGGCAAACACCATGGCCTTCGCCACCCTGACCCTGTGCCAGCTGTTCCACGCCTTCAATATCCGCAGCGAGGACCGCTCCCTCTTCGTCCAGGGGGCGCTGTCCAACCCGGCGATGAACCGGGCCTTTCTGGCGGGGCTGGCTATGCAGCTCTCCGTCCTGCTGGTCCCGCCCCTCCAGGGGGTATTTTCCGTCACCCCCATGAACGCCCCCCAGTGGTGTACCGTCCTGGCCCTGGCGATGGCCCCCATCCCCATCTGCGAGGCGGCTAAGGCGATGTCCCTCCCCCGGAGCACACCGGAGGAGGCGGTCACGGCAAAGCAGAGATGA
- the arlR_3 gene encoding Response regulator ArlR, which produces MIHILVVEDEKPISDLIRLSLSKGKFHCTCAFDGAEAANLLEKNRYDLILLDVMLPEIDGFELMEYIRPLEIPVIFLTAKSAVQDRVKGLRLGAEDYIVKPFEVVELLARIDVVLRRYRKTDMVLEINGLKIDTSSMRVWRAGQEVSLTKTEYELLLLFARNPRRAMYRETIYEHVWGEEYPFGSKAVDLHVQRLRKKAGWERCLQAVNRVGYRLEVEE; this is translated from the coding sequence TTGATACATATTCTGGTCGTGGAGGATGAAAAGCCCATCTCAGACTTGATCCGCCTCAGCCTGTCCAAAGGGAAATTTCACTGCACCTGCGCGTTTGACGGCGCGGAGGCGGCCAATCTGCTGGAGAAAAACCGGTATGACCTGATCCTGCTGGACGTGATGCTCCCGGAGATCGACGGCTTTGAGCTGATGGAGTATATTCGCCCCTTGGAGATTCCTGTGATTTTTCTGACGGCGAAATCCGCGGTCCAGGACCGGGTAAAGGGGCTGAGGCTGGGGGCGGAGGACTACATTGTCAAACCCTTCGAGGTGGTGGAGCTGCTGGCCCGTATTGACGTGGTCCTCCGCCGGTACCGGAAAACGGATATGGTGCTGGAAATCAACGGGCTGAAAATTGATACGTCCTCCATGCGGGTGTGGCGGGCCGGCCAGGAGGTCAGCCTGACAAAGACGGAGTATGAGCTCCTGCTCCTCTTCGCCCGGAACCCCCGCCGCGCGATGTACCGGGAGACCATCTACGAGCATGTCTGGGGGGAGGAGTACCCCTTCGGCAGCAAGGCGGTGGACCTCCACGTCCAGCGCCTGCGGAAAAAGGCGGGGTGGGAGCGCTGTCTACAGGCCGTCAACCGGGTGGGCTACCGGCTGGAGGTGGAGGAGTGA
- the sasA_9 gene encoding Adaptive-response sensory-kinase SasA: MRFYQKMTLSMLALLSLLFGIGGSLLISSSFQDSLEREKVAAFGDYRMAWGTLQIVNSRDPYLDREAIARVMEQLYQQNSTAWTSLRLSTEGRVLCEMGEGRSSLLRDSGEPGPGGCLFRIADGPDGRRYLTFSGAVETGGEILYLATSHDITALYTARQAQQRTYLQVFLVMCLLCAVLSYMVSRVLTAPLEGLSRASRDITSGSYASRVQVRSSDEIGMVSQDFNTMADQLERQILELRQSVERQERFVGSFAHEVKTPMTSLIGYAELIRSGMLTAEEQTEAAGYLYTEGKRLESLSRKLLELLVVQRRDMPLAEVSPRDLVEELARRLVPACQAKGISVACDCEDGRCLLEPDLTWSLLLNLADNAQKAMEGGGALQLRQRMLEDGCLIQVLDSGRGIPPQALGHLTEAFYRADKARSRKQGGFGLGLALCHEIAALHHGSIRFENRPEGGACVTVELRGGRTQ, translated from the coding sequence GTGAGGTTTTACCAGAAAATGACCCTGTCCATGCTGGCGCTGCTGTCCCTCCTCTTTGGAATCGGGGGCAGTCTGCTGATCTCCAGCTCCTTCCAGGACTCCCTGGAGCGGGAGAAGGTCGCCGCCTTTGGGGATTACCGCATGGCCTGGGGCACGCTTCAGATTGTCAACAGCCGGGACCCCTATTTGGACCGGGAGGCCATCGCCCGGGTCATGGAGCAGCTGTACCAGCAGAACAGCACCGCCTGGACCAGCCTGCGGCTGTCCACGGAGGGGCGGGTCCTCTGCGAGATGGGGGAGGGCCGTTCCTCCCTTCTTCGGGACAGCGGGGAGCCGGGCCCCGGGGGATGCCTGTTCCGGATCGCGGACGGGCCGGATGGGCGGCGCTACCTGACCTTTTCCGGGGCGGTGGAGACCGGCGGCGAAATTCTGTATCTGGCCACCAGCCACGACATCACCGCCCTCTATACCGCCCGGCAGGCCCAGCAGCGCACCTATTTGCAGGTCTTTCTGGTGATGTGCCTGCTGTGCGCCGTCCTGTCTTACATGGTGTCCCGGGTGCTTACCGCCCCGCTGGAGGGACTGTCCCGGGCCTCCAGGGACATCACCTCGGGCAGCTACGCCAGCCGGGTCCAGGTGCGGTCCTCCGACGAGATCGGGATGGTGTCTCAGGATTTCAACACCATGGCGGACCAGCTGGAGCGGCAGATTCTGGAGCTGCGCCAGTCGGTGGAGCGGCAGGAGCGCTTTGTGGGCAGCTTTGCCCACGAGGTAAAGACCCCCATGACCTCTCTCATCGGCTACGCGGAGCTGATTCGCAGCGGTATGCTGACCGCCGAGGAGCAGACTGAGGCGGCGGGCTATCTCTACACCGAGGGAAAGCGGCTGGAGAGCCTGTCCCGGAAGCTGCTGGAGCTGCTGGTCGTCCAGCGGCGGGATATGCCTCTCGCGGAGGTCAGCCCCAGGGACCTGGTGGAGGAATTGGCCCGGCGGCTGGTCCCGGCCTGTCAGGCAAAGGGGATCTCCGTTGCCTGTGACTGTGAGGACGGCCGCTGCCTTCTGGAACCGGACCTGACCTGGTCTCTGCTGCTGAACCTGGCGGACAATGCCCAGAAGGCCATGGAGGGCGGCGGAGCGCTCCAGCTCCGCCAGCGGATGCTGGAGGACGGCTGTCTCATTCAGGTGCTGGACAGCGGCCGGGGCATCCCGCCCCAGGCGCTGGGCCACCTGACGGAGGCCTTCTACCGGGCGGACAAGGCCCGCTCCCGAAAGCAGGGGGGCTTCGGCCTGGGACTGGCGCTGTGCCACGAGATCGCCGCCCTCCATCACGGGAGCATCCGGTTTGAAAACCGCCCGGAGGGGGGCGCATGCGTCACAGTGGAGCTGAGAGGAGGGAGGACGCAATGA